The nucleotide sequence AAAAGATCATCTTTTCCGGATCTGGTCATTTGATCAAAGGCAGCTGCTCCTTCTGCCATCAACATAATAATCATACTACTCACTGGCATATCAGTCTTTAACTCCAAAGGACTTAAGTGAATACCACTTTCCCTCATCACCTCCAGTACAACCATATCGTTTGACCCTCCAGCCTTTTCAGTATCGAATAAATCTTTGAAATAGCCCACTTTTAAATCACTAAGTTTATTATCCGCATCATAATTAAATGCCGCTGGAATCGTGCTCTTATCTTTAGCATCTGCACCATTTAAAACGGACAAAACTATTCCATTATCCACGACAGACCTGGAAATAGGCCCTATTTTATCCATGCTCCAACTCAATGCCATCGCTCCATATCGACTAACTCTTCCAAAAGTAGGCCTTAAACCTGTCACCCCATTTCTGGTAGATGGAGAAACAATACTTCCATAGGTTTCTGTCCCCAAAGCAAAGGGAATAAGTCCAGCCCCCACGGCTGAAGCAGATCCTGCAGAAGAGCCAGAAGATCCCTGTTCCAAATTCCAAGGATTCCTGGTTTTCCCACCATACCAAACATCCCCCATGGCCAAAGCCCCTAAAGTAAACTTGGCAACCAAAACGGCCCCTGCCTCATCCAACTTTTCCACAACAGTAGCCGTCACATCAATTTTCTGGTCCTTATAGGGCATTGCACCCCAAGTGGTTTTGGTTCCCTTTACAGCGAACAGATCCTTAATACCATAAGGTATTCCATGAAGCGGACCTCTATATTTCCCTTGTTTGATTTCCTCATCCATCATTTTGGCCTTATTCAGCGCTTCCTCTTCCAGCAAGCTGATAAGACATTCCAAGGTGTCACTATATGTCTTTAGCCGCTCCAAATAGAGCTTCGTCAAGCTTTCTGAGGTGATTTTTTGATTCCTGATCAATGTGGATAAGTCCGCAACGGTCATAAAAGCAATATCATTATCCTTTGCCGGTAATTCAGCATTTTTAATCCCCCAATTAAAATCATATTGCTCTTGATCCGGATAAAAGCCATGAGGAAGAGGATTAAAAGTTATAGTAGGGCTAACCGAGTTATCAAGATCAGTTTTGCGCATTGCTTGATAATCTGCCATCTGCTCCTCAAGCAATGAAACCATGCTGTCGCGTTCAGAAGGCAAAAACTCTAAACCTATAAGTCGTTCGGCCCATGAAATGGCTTCAGCAGAAATCTCTTGGCTACGCTTCCCTATTACAAATCCAGTTATCAACAAAACCAGACCTAAGAGGAATATTGGCCAAAATGCAGTGTTTTTGTTTTCCATGAGTTAGTTTTGTAAGGTTTGAGGGGGAAATCCCCTTAGGAAGTTAGAAAATTTTAATTATGGAAAAAAATCAGGAATTTCCTCGTTTTTCTATGCCGCTGAGGGGGCTATTATTACTGGCAGGAATGACTACAGTCGCTTGGGGAGCATTCTTCAAATGGTTTGGTGCGCCTTTGCTTTCTTGGCTATCCATGCACCCAGAAGTGCCTGTCGATGTCAGTTCTACTATTTATGGCAGCTTTGGCCTGATCATAGGTTTCCTGATTTTCCTCAGCGGTTTCTATCCCATTAGTTGGCTATACCTTATTATGGTAGGAATAGGGGGCAAATTAATATCTGCAATTTGGTTTGCTGTTTATTATGCTGACATTTTAGGTTGGAATAAGCGTACCATATTTCATTTGGGCTTTAATGAAGTATTGTGGATAATAATTCTAGGTATTGTGCTCTGGAAAGCCCTTCAGGTAAAGGCTTATTTACAAACATTGGAAGATTGAAAAAGAAAAAGGGGTTGATTTAATTAAATCAACCCCTTTTTTATCTATTCTGTGTCCAGATCAGGTCACCAAGATCAAGATCAACAAAATGATAATAATAGCTCCAACAGATAGATAGATGCCGCCTCCCATGGTTTTGGCTTCTTTTTTCATACTTCTCAATTCATCCCGCACTTCTTTACGTTCCTCTTTGCTCATTTCACTAAAATCCATTGCTTTGATCTCATCCACGCGGGCGTTCATTTCTTCCAGTCTTGCTTCCTCTTCAGGACTCAGCTCTGTTTCTTCTTTGTCTTTTTTAATGGGCTCGGCCATTATACTTGGTGCAAATGCGGTGAATGTAAACATCACCGCCAAAAAGAATGCTAATCTTTTCATATAATTTTCAAATTTAGTGAAATAAAATAATTAAGAATGTCTCAATAATATACAAAAATCCCTTTCATTTTAAAATCAATGATCAGGATGAACTATCGCCATGATCAAATATTAATCCAAAATATCTAATTTTTATCCTTAATTCACGCCCAAATGAAAAAAACATTTCTTTTCATTGATTTTCAAGAAGAAACTTTTCTTCCTAATAACTGTATTTTTTTATGGATTGTTTTCGGGTCAAAGAAGATCAAAAAGCCTCACTGACCTTTGCATTATAATTTGTAATTTAGCCTCAATCCCAAATTGGGAAAACTGCCTTGAGGGCTAAATCAATCATTTTAAGCATATTATAACCATGCCCAGTTCAGACAAGAAAAAACTGTTTCTACTAGATGCCATGGCTCTGATCTATAGGGCCCATTTTGCTTTCAGTAAAAATCCCAGAATTAATTCCAAAGGCCTTAATACCGGAATCATGTTGGGATTTACCAACACCTTACTGGAAGTAATCGAAAAGCAAAAGCCCAGCCACCTAGCAGTAGCTTTTGATACTTCGGCACCTACTTTTCGTCATGAGCAGTTTGAAGCCTATAAGGCCAACCGTCAAGAGACTCCCGAAGATATCAGTGTCGGGATTCCATGGGTAAAGCAGATTGTGGAAGGATTTAATATTCCAATTCTTGAACTGGATGGTTATGAAGCAGACGATATTATAGGAACCATCGCAAAAAAAGCCGAATACAAGGACTTTGAAGTGTTTATGATGACACCTGATAAGGATTATGGCCAGTTAGTGGATGACCATATTTTCCTTTACAAGCCAGCCTTTATGGGCAATGCGGTAGATATCATGGGACCAAAGGAGGTATGTGAAAAATGGGAAATTGAAAGTCCTGACCAAGTAAGGGATATTTTAGGACTGATGGGAGATGCAGTGGACAATATTCCAGGTATCCCGGGCATCGGTGAAAAAACAGCCAAAAAACTATTGAAAGCCTACGGGAGTATTGAAGGCTTATTGGAGCACACAGAAGAACTGAAGGGCAAACAAAAGGAAAACGTCGTCAATTTTGGGCAGCAGGGAATATTGTCAAAAGAGCTCGCTACTATCATGCAAAATGTTCCCATTGAGTTTAATCCAAAGGATTTTACTTATGATGGACCGGATGAAGAAAAACTTAAAGCCTTATTTGCCGAATTGGAATTCCGAACCCTGACCAAAAGAGTATTTGGAGAAAGTATTAAGAAACCTTCGCTTAAAGTCAATGAACAATTAGGCTTATTTACTGGGCCACAGGATACAGAAGAGGAGGAAGATATTGAAGAAACCAATCCTATTCCTACGCCCAGCCAATTGGATTCGATTTTTTCAAAAGCCCATGACTATCATAAAGTAGCTGGAGTAGAAGCTATCAATGAATTGGTCGAATACCTAGAGATCCAGGATGAGCTTTGCTTTGACACCGAAACCACTGATGTGGACCCAAACAAGGCAGAATTAGTGGGTATTTCCTTTGCCTATATTACCGGAGAGGCATTTTATATTCCCATTCCTTCCGATGTGGAAGAAGCCCAAAAACTATTGGCTCCTTTAAAACCGGTTTTTGAAAATGATAAAATCACCAAAATCGGCCAAAACATAAAGTATGATGTCCTAGTGCTGAAGAATTATGGCATTGAGGTAAAAGGCACTTACTACGACACCATGCTGGCCCACTATCTCATAGAGCCAGAAGGGAAGCATGGCATGGACTGGTTGGCAGAACACTATCTCAACTACAAACCTGTTTCCATCGAAAGCCTGATTGGTAAGAAAGGCAAAAACCAAGGCAATATGCGTGATGTGGATGTGGATAAGGTGGTAGAATATGCCTCAGAAGATGCTGACATCACCTTACAATTGGCCCAAAAGCTCAATCCTGACCTTAAGGACAGGGGATTAGAAAAACTTTTCTATGAGGTAGAAACGCCTTTGATTCCGGTATTGGCGGCCATGGAGTTTGAAGGGGTCAGGCTAGATGAAAATAGTTTAGCAGATTTATCCAAAGAATTGGAAAAAGAGATTGTCCAAATAGAACAAAAGGTTTACGAACTGGCCGGAACCAAATTCAATTTGGCTTCTCCGAAACAGCTTGGGGAGGTACTCTTTGTCAAAATGGAATTGGATCCAAAAGCCAAAAAAACCAAAACCGGTCAATATGCCACTGGTGAAGAAGTACTGTCCAAACTAGCTCCAAAACATGAAATCGCACAAGCCATTTTGGATTTCAGGGAATTGGTAAAACTTAAAAACACTTATGTGGATACCCTGCCAACCCTGATCAACCCAAAAACCGGTCGAATACATACCACTTATAATCAGATAGTCGCTGCTACAGGAAGACTTTCCTCCGTCAATCCTAATTTGCAAAATATTCCGATCAGAACAGAAAGGGGTAGGGAAATCCGAAAGGCCTTTGTACCCAGAGATGAAGAGCATGTTATCTTGGCAGCGGATTATAGCCAAATAGAATTACGTATCATGGCGGCCTTCTCTAAGGATGAATCCATGATAGAAGCTTTTAAGAACGGTAGAGATATCCACAGCACCACGGCAGCCAAGATTTTCCAAGTTCCCATAGATGAGGTTACCTCGGATATGCGTAGAAAGGCAAAAACGGCTAACTTCGGTATCATTTATGGTATTTCAGCCTTTGGTTTATCCCAACGATTGAATATTTCAAGAACTGAAGCCAAAGAAATCATCGATGCTTATTTCAAGGAATTCCCTGCCGTAAGTGAATATATGAACGATTGTATTGAGCAAGCGCGGAAAAACGAATATGTGGAAACCTTGTTAGGAAGACGCAGGTACCTAAGAGATATCAACAGCCGAAATGCGACCATGAGGGGATTTTCTGAAAGAAATGCCATCAATGCTCCCATTCAGGGCAGTGCTGCAGATATGATCAAAGTAGCCATGATCCATGTGCATAAATGGATGAAGGAGAAACAATTGAAATCCAAGATGATCCTACAGGTACATGATGAATTGGTTTTCGATGCACATAAGGATGAGGTGGATCTATTGAAAAAGGAAATTCCAAAACTGATGACAGAAGCCTTGCCTATAGAAGTGCCAATGCAGGTAGAAGTAGGCGTAGGCAAAGACTGGTTAGAGGCCCATTAAGGATAATAGCCATTTCGACAAGCTCAATGTCCAAACGCTTACGGCCTCTGAGTTTGTCGAAGAGCTCGAATCCACTGTTCGCTATTTGCAATGCATATTTAAAATATAGAGACAATATCCTAAACCAAATTGTCTGTCATTCTGACGATAGGAAGAATCTCAAATAAATAATTAATAAGGAATACATGATGTTGAGATTTCTGGCACCTCAAAAAAACAATGGTACTAGCTGTTCGTCATTTGCAATGGCGAACATTTAAATAAAGGGCTTTTAAAAAGCCCCTAATAAATATTTAATCAGATCGGAATTGAAAATGCCGATCAGCATCAAATTCAATATTTCCTGCAAGCTTTGCCAGCTTTAAATAACCATTAACCGAACAACTCATTCATGCCTAAAATAAAAACTGCTTTTTTCTGCCAGCAATGTGGCGCCCAAAGCCCCAAATGGGTGGGCAAGTGCCCAGCATGTGGCGAATGGAATACTTATGTAGAAGAAGTTATCCACAAGGAAGAATCGGGCCGAGGAAGCTGGAAACAGGGTTCTGAAAATAATAAGCGACAAGGTTCACCCAGAAAGTTACAGGAGATTAACTATGAAGAGCACCCAAGACTGATCACCAAAGATCCCGAACTGGATAGGGTTTTGGGAGGAGGAATTGTGCCTGGCTCACTGACCTTAATAGGAGGGGAACCGGGTATCGGGAAATCCACCTTGATGTTACAAATCGCCTTGATTCTTAACCAGACCAAGGTCCTTTATGTCTCCGGAGAGGAAAGCGAAAGTCAAATCAAAATGCGGGCTGACCGTATGCAGTTCAGGTCAGACAATTGCTTTGTGCTTTCTGAAACCAACACCCAAAACATATTTCAGCAGATCACAGCGCTCAAACCAGAAGTCTTGGTTATTGATTCCATTCAGACTTTACACAGCAAACATGTTGAATCTGCGGCAGGAAGCGTTTCCCAAGTCAGAGAATGTACCGCGGAGCTAATGAAATTTGCCAAGGAAACAGCTACTCCTGTTTTTCTTATTGGCCATATCACCAAAGATGGCTCCATTGCAGGACCAAAAATCCTAGAACATATGGTGGATACTGTTTTGCAGTTTGAAGGAGACCGTCATTTATCTTACAGGATTCTACGCACCTCCAAAAACAGGTTTGGCTCTACCAATGAACTGGGCATCTATGAAATGCGCGCAGAAGGACTCCGGGGAGTGGCCAACCCATCCGAAATCCTGCTCAGCCAGCGCGAAGAAACCCTCAATGGAGTGGCCACTGGCGCCATGCTGGAAGGAAACCGACCATTATTGATAGAAATCCAATCCCTGATCAGTCCGGCCACCTATGGCACTCCCCAGCGGAGCAGCACCGGCCATGATGCCAAAAGGCTGAATATGCTCTTGGCAGTTTTGGAAAAAAGGGGCGGTATGAGACTAGGCAACCAAGATGTATTTCTAAATGTCGCTGGGGGTATGCGTGTGGACGATCCGGGTCTGGATTTATCTGTATGTGCAGCCCTATTATCATCTTATGAAGACACACCGATTTCACCTGACCTTTGTTTTGCTGGCGAGGTAGGCCTAGGTGGCGAAATCAGGGCAGTCAACAGGATAGAAAACCGCATTGCAGAGGCAGACAAGTTAGGATTCAAAAAAATCATTGTTTCCAAATACGCTGTGAAAGGTGTGGATTTAAAAAGCTTCGGCATTGAGGTCATCCCCATCACCAAGCTTGAAGAAATGTACCAGCAGTTGTTTTAAATGAATTAATCATAGATGGACACAGATTAACACTGATCAAATGTTTTTTGATTCCAAGGCCCAAAAATGCATCCTTTTTATCAAGTCTCCATAATAATCGTCCACCGATGGACACTGATAAACACGGATAAAGTCTTTTGACCTTTAATTCCAAGGCATAGAAACACATCTGTGTTTATCCTTTTCATCTGTGGTTAGTAGATTACCAACAGGTTTATTGATAGTTTGAAGTAGATTTTTTAGTTTAATCCATAAAACTTTTTGATTATGGAAGATTTTGACGAACTAACAGAAATAATTATTGGAGCTTCCTATAAAGTATCCAATGCTTTAGGAAGTGGTTTTTTGGAAAAGGTTTAGCCGTTGAATTAAGAAAATCTAAAGTGCCCTTCAAGCAACAATTTCCTTTAGACGTTAATTATGAAGGCATTATTATTGGCAACTATTATGCTGATTTGTTGGTGGATGAAACGGTTATAGTAGAATTAAAGGCTTTGAAACAATTGGAAAGTATACATACAGCCCAATTGATGAATTATTTGAAAGCTTGTAATAAACGATGCGGATTACTGATCAATTTCGGCAAACCAAGAGTAGAAGTAAAGAGGATTTTAAACGGCTTCTAATAAGAATTTATTACAAAATCCACAAATGGATACTGCAGCTCTGTTTATCCTTTAAATCAGGGCTTAATAATAATCGTCCACAGATGCACACAGATAAACACTGATGAAAGCTTTGTTTTTTTTGATCAGCTCTTAGAAATCTTTGTGAACTTAGCTACTTCCTTCCAGGGCCCTGCATGAAAAAACTATGAACATCTGTGGTTAGCCCTTACATCTGTGGTTAATAATAATCGTCCACAGATGCACACAGATAAACACTGATGAAAGCTTTGTTTTTTTTGATCAGCTCTTAGAAATCTTTGTGAACTTAGCTACTTCCTTCCAGGGCCCTGCATGAAAAAACTATGAACATCTGTGTTTAGCCCTTTCATCTGTGGTTAATAATCTGCGTCCACAGATGCTCACAGATAAACATTGATGAAAGCTTTGTTTTTTGATCAGTTCTTAGAAATCTTTGTGAACTTAATTACTTCCTTCCAGAGCCCTGCATGAAAAAACTATGAACATCTGTGTTTATCCTTCTTCATCTGTGGTTAAAAAACAAGCACTTATTACTTTTGTATTATGAAAATCTTTCAAAAACATATATCTCTAAAAGCTCATTCCAGAGGCTTCCATTTGATTACCGATGAGGTGGAAGATGCCCTACCCGAAATCAGGGAAATAAAAATGGGCACTTTGCAGGTTTTTATCAAGCATACCTCTGCCGGCCTCACCATCAATGAAAATGCTGACCCAACGGTACGAAAGGACTTCGAAACATTTATTAATGACTTGGTTAGCGAAACTTATCCACGATTTATCCACACCTACGAAGGACCGGATGATATGCCCGCTCATATCAAAAGCAGTCTCTTTGGTTCCACGTTAAATATTCCTATTTCAAATGGAAAATTGGCCTTGGGGACTTGGCAAGGCATATATTTAGGAGAATTCAGGAATTATGGCGGACCTAGAAAACTGATCATCACGGCCATGGGTGCCTAAAAAATAAAGTGTGGAAAACCTGCTTTTATAGTTTTTCCACACTTTTTCAATCCATTTATATCAAATTGTTTTATTTAAGCATTTCCAGTATATTTTGTACTGAAATTTCACTGTAATCATTGATATAATACTGACAAGGAGGCAGCTCTTCTTTAGTGTGCGAAGTAAGCACGCCGACCACCTGCATACCGGCATTTATACCCGCAGAAGCACCTGAGAAGGAGTCTTCAAAAACTATACAGTGCTCAGGATGTGCTTCAAGGTTTTCCGCAGACTTTAAATACACCTCTGGCTCAGGCTTATGTGTCTTCACATCTTCACTGGCCATAAAAGACTCCATCAATGTTCTTATCTCCAGCGTATCAATGATCAAATCCATATTGGCTCTCGGTGCAGAAGTCCCCACACCGGTTTTAAAACCATTTTGCTTCAAGCCATTCAAAAATTCCAAATAGCCCGGAACTGGCTCCACCACCGGTGCATAGATCTCACGGAAAAGTCCTTCCTTTTCATTTTCCAGCTCAAGAAGTTCCTCTCCCTTCACCTCTCTCTGTAAAAAATGGCTAAAGATATAGCTATTGGGCTTCCCATACATATGCTGAGCATATTCCTCCTGGCTAGGATTCATGCCTCGTTTAGCAAAAAACTGTTCAAAAGCCTTAGA is from Echinicola marina and encodes:
- a CDS encoding amidase, which codes for MENKNTAFWPIFLLGLVLLITGFVIGKRSQEISAEAISWAERLIGLEFLPSERDSMVSLLEEQMADYQAMRKTDLDNSVSPTITFNPLPHGFYPDQEQYDFNWGIKNAELPAKDNDIAFMTVADLSTLIRNQKITSESLTKLYLERLKTYSDTLECLISLLEEEALNKAKMMDEEIKQGKYRGPLHGIPYGIKDLFAVKGTKTTWGAMPYKDQKIDVTATVVEKLDEAGAVLVAKFTLGALAMGDVWYGGKTRNPWNLEQGSSGSSAGSASAVGAGLIPFALGTETYGSIVSPSTRNGVTGLRPTFGRVSRYGAMALSWSMDKIGPISRSVVDNGIVLSVLNGADAKDKSTIPAAFNYDADNKLSDLKVGYFKDLFDTEKAGGSNDMVVLEVMRESGIHLSPLELKTDMPVSSMIIMLMAEGAAAFDQMTRSGKDDLLVSQNKNAWPNLFRASRFIPAVEYIQASRLRALLVEEMHALFKDYDVIISPSFAGNQLLITNLTGHPALCLPNGFNEAGSPSSITFLANLYEEEKLIMLGRMYQEATEWDERRPPLFDQ
- the polA gene encoding DNA polymerase I, which produces MPSSDKKKLFLLDAMALIYRAHFAFSKNPRINSKGLNTGIMLGFTNTLLEVIEKQKPSHLAVAFDTSAPTFRHEQFEAYKANRQETPEDISVGIPWVKQIVEGFNIPILELDGYEADDIIGTIAKKAEYKDFEVFMMTPDKDYGQLVDDHIFLYKPAFMGNAVDIMGPKEVCEKWEIESPDQVRDILGLMGDAVDNIPGIPGIGEKTAKKLLKAYGSIEGLLEHTEELKGKQKENVVNFGQQGILSKELATIMQNVPIEFNPKDFTYDGPDEEKLKALFAELEFRTLTKRVFGESIKKPSLKVNEQLGLFTGPQDTEEEEDIEETNPIPTPSQLDSIFSKAHDYHKVAGVEAINELVEYLEIQDELCFDTETTDVDPNKAELVGISFAYITGEAFYIPIPSDVEEAQKLLAPLKPVFENDKITKIGQNIKYDVLVLKNYGIEVKGTYYDTMLAHYLIEPEGKHGMDWLAEHYLNYKPVSIESLIGKKGKNQGNMRDVDVDKVVEYASEDADITLQLAQKLNPDLKDRGLEKLFYEVETPLIPVLAAMEFEGVRLDENSLADLSKELEKEIVQIEQKVYELAGTKFNLASPKQLGEVLFVKMELDPKAKKTKTGQYATGEEVLSKLAPKHEIAQAILDFRELVKLKNTYVDTLPTLINPKTGRIHTTYNQIVAATGRLSSVNPNLQNIPIRTERGREIRKAFVPRDEEHVILAADYSQIELRIMAAFSKDESMIEAFKNGRDIHSTTAAKIFQVPIDEVTSDMRRKAKTANFGIIYGISAFGLSQRLNISRTEAKEIIDAYFKEFPAVSEYMNDCIEQARKNEYVETLLGRRRYLRDINSRNATMRGFSERNAINAPIQGSAADMIKVAMIHVHKWMKEKQLKSKMILQVHDELVFDAHKDEVDLLKKEIPKLMTEALPIEVPMQVEVGVGKDWLEAH
- the radA gene encoding DNA repair protein RadA, coding for MPKIKTAFFCQQCGAQSPKWVGKCPACGEWNTYVEEVIHKEESGRGSWKQGSENNKRQGSPRKLQEINYEEHPRLITKDPELDRVLGGGIVPGSLTLIGGEPGIGKSTLMLQIALILNQTKVLYVSGEESESQIKMRADRMQFRSDNCFVLSETNTQNIFQQITALKPEVLVIDSIQTLHSKHVESAAGSVSQVRECTAELMKFAKETATPVFLIGHITKDGSIAGPKILEHMVDTVLQFEGDRHLSYRILRTSKNRFGSTNELGIYEMRAEGLRGVANPSEILLSQREETLNGVATGAMLEGNRPLLIEIQSLISPATYGTPQRSSTGHDAKRLNMLLAVLEKRGGMRLGNQDVFLNVAGGMRVDDPGLDLSVCAALLSSYEDTPISPDLCFAGEVGLGGEIRAVNRIENRIAEADKLGFKKIIVSKYAVKGVDLKSFGIEVIPITKLEEMYQQLF
- a CDS encoding secondary thiamine-phosphate synthase enzyme YjbQ, with product MKIFQKHISLKAHSRGFHLITDEVEDALPEIREIKMGTLQVFIKHTSAGLTINENADPTVRKDFETFINDLVSETYPRFIHTYEGPDDMPAHIKSSLFGSTLNIPISNGKLALGTWQGIYLGEFRNYGGPRKLIITAMGA
- a CDS encoding HAD family hydrolase — its product is MKNLAVIFDMDGVICHTNPYHSKAFEQFFAKRGMNPSQEEYAQHMYGKPNSYIFSHFLQREVKGEELLELENEKEGLFREIYAPVVEPVPGYLEFLNGLKQNGFKTGVGTSAPRANMDLIIDTLEIRTLMESFMASEDVKTHKPEPEVYLKSAENLEAHPEHCIVFEDSFSGASAGINAGMQVVGVLTSHTKEELPPCQYYINDYSEISVQNILEMLK